A genomic region of Ictidomys tridecemlineatus isolate mIctTri1 chromosome 10, mIctTri1.hap1, whole genome shotgun sequence contains the following coding sequences:
- the Azgp1 gene encoding zinc-alpha-2-glycoprotein — translation MVTMVPVLLSLPLLLGHAVPQETQAGPYSLTFLYTGVSRPSKGLPRFQATAFLNDQAFFHYDSEGRKAEPMGPWSQVEGMEDWEKESQLQKAREEIFLVTLKDIMDYHKDSRGSHTFQGMFGCEIQNNRSNGAFWRYAYDGQDFIEFNKEIPAWVPLDPAALNTKKKWEAEKVYVQRAKAYLEQECPEILQRYLNHSRTHLDQQDPPSVSVTSHVAPGRNRTLKCLAYDFYPQRIGLRWTRAGKVQETKAGGEILPSGNGTYQSWVVVGVPPEDRAPYLCLVEHSGLAQPLTVPWNGRKKARAEGKLGTPQ, via the exons ATGGTAACAATGGTACCTGTTCTGCTGTCTCTGCCGCTCCTTCTGGGTCATGCAGTCCCCCAGGAGACCCAAGCTG gtCCTTATTCTCTGACCTTTCTCTACACTGGGGTGTCCAGGCCTAGTAAAGGCCTCCCAAGGTTTCAGGCCACTGCCTTCCTCAATGACCAGGCCTTCTTCCACTACGATAGTGAGGGCAGGAAAGCAGAGCCCATGGGACCATGGAGCCAAGTAGAAGGAATGGAGGACTGGGAGAAGGAGAGCCAACTTCAGAAGGCCCGGGAGGAAATCTTCCTGGTGACCCTGAAAGACATCATGGACTACCACAAGGACAGCAGAG GGTCTCACACCTTTCAGGGAATGTTCGGCTGTGAGATCCAGAATAATAGAAGCAATGGGGCGTTCTGGAGGTATGCCTATGATGGACAGGACTTCATTGAATTCAACAAAGAAATCCCAGCCTGGGTCCCCTTGGACCCAGCAGCCCTGAACACCAAGAAGAAGTGGGAAGCAGAAAAGGTCTACGTGCAGCGGGCCAAGGCATACCTGGAACAGGAGTGCCCTGAGATACTGCAGAGGTACCTGAACCACAGCAGGACTCACCTGGACCAACAAG ATCCTCCCTCTGTGTCAGTCACCAGCCATGTGGCCCCGGGAAGAAACAGAACACTCAAATGCCTGGCTTATGACTTCTACCCACAAAGAATCGGTTTGCGCTGGACTCGGGCCGGCAAGGTGCAGGAAACTAAAGCAGGGGGAGAGATTCTTCCCAGTGGAAATGGTACTTACCAGTCCTGGGTGGTGGTGGGAGTCCCCCCTGAGGACAGAGCCCCTTACCTCTGCCTTGTGGAGCACAGTGGGCTGGCCCAGCCCCTCACAGTGCCAtggaatggaaggaagaaagccAGGGCTGAAGGTAAATTGGGGACTCCTCAGTAG